The sequence GAGGCGAACGAAGGAGCGATCAAGATCGCGCGGAAGTTTGGCGAGAGCCACGAGGGCGAGGTGAAGCGCTATAAAATCATCACACTAGAGAGCTCTTTCCATGGACGCACCATCACAGCACTCAAAGCCACAGGCCAAGAGAAGATGCATCACTATTTTGGCCCCTATCCTGATGGATTTGTCTATGCTAAGAATCTTGACCATGTCTTTAAGCTTGTGGATGAGAAGACCTGCGCAGTGCTTTTGGAGTTGGTGCAGGGCGAGGGGGGAATCGAGCCTCAGGATAGAGAGGGAATCAAAAAGCTAGAGCGATTCCTTAAAGAGCGAGGCGTGCTTCTTATGGTGGATGAGGTGCAGACAGGAATCTATCGAAGCGGCGAGCTCTTTGCTTCTCAGGCGTATGGAATTGTGCCTGATGTGATCACGGTGGCCAAGGGATTAGCAGGCGGTGTGCCCATTGGAGCGGTGATGACCACGCTTAAAGATATTTTTGCTCCAGGGGATCATGGGAGCACCTTTGGGGGGAACTTCCTCTCTACGCGCGCAGGACTTGAGGTGCTCTCTATTCTTGAATCGCTTTATCAAGAGGGGACGCTCCAAAAGAGTATAGATCGCTTTAGCGCTGAGCTTCGAGCCCTTTGTGTAGAGTTTCCCTCTCTCTTTGAGTGCGAGGTGGGACTCGGACTCATGCGAGGAATTCGCGCCAAAAGTGCTGAAATTCAAAAGAGCGTGATTGATGAAGCGTTTAAAAAAAGGGTGTTGGTGCTTCGATCGGGGCGCAATACAGTTCGATTCTTGCCCCCTTTGACGCTAAGTGAAAGAGAGATGCAAGAGGGATTTTCTCGATTGCGCGAAGCCTTAAAGGGAATCTGATGAAAAGAGGGGCGAGGGAGCTCTGCTGGGCACTTCTTTTAAGCGGTGGATTGCACGCCGCCTCTTTGGAGGCAGAGCGCTACTTAAGCCCGCTAAAACTAGAGAGTCTAGAGCTTTTAAAGGAACAGAATGAAGAGGATAGCCAGAAGCTCCTTTGGCAATGGGTGAATCCTCTCAATCTCACCTACAGTGAAAGCCGAAACTACGACTACTCGCCCTCCACTCGCACCAAAAGCTATGCTATTGGAGTGAATCAGCCTATTTTTAAAAGCGGAGCGATCTATCACAGTATTCGCTATGCCAAGAGCTCAAAGAGATATGGAGAGGCAGAGATTAGCCTTAAGGAAAGAGAGCTCATTGTTAAGGCCCTCAATGCGCTTTTCACACTTCAAAAACTAGATCGCGAGATTCAAAAGCAGAAGCTTCTTGTTGAAAACGCCGCGATTGATGTGGAGCGCAAAAAAGAGCAGTTTCAGGCAGGATTTGTAGATAGTGGGACGCTTGATAATGCAATTTTGGATAAGAATCAAGCCGAAATCAGGGCATTGGAGCTAGAAGATAGTCGCCTTGAGGCGTTAAAAAATCTATCGGATGTAAGTGAAATTAGAGATTATCGCACCATCGAACTTCCCCGTTTTTACTGGATCGACAAAGAATCATACCTCGCCCAAAACCTTGAGCTTGAGCGTCTGAGATGGGATGAAGAGCGTCAAGGAGCGAAATACAAAGAGACAGTCGCCTCTTTTTTGCCTCAAATCTCGCTTCAAGCGGACTACTATCATCAGCACAATCAAAATACCCGACTTCTATCGGATGGCTGGAATGATTATAAAACCGCAGGGGTGGTGCTCTCGATTCCCTTTTTTGATTTGACGATGAGTCATCAGGTGCAAAGCGCCAAGATTAACCATCTCAAAGCCTCACTAGAGCGCGCAGATGCAAAGAGGAGTGAGGAGAATCTTTATGAGCGCCAAAAGGCCAAACTGAACATTCTGGGAGAGCGAAAGAGAAACGCTAGCGAGGATTTAAAGCTCTATAATTCTCTTCTTCAAGACAGTATTGATCGCAGTGCGGTGGGTGATCTCACGGAGTATGATGTGAAGACGATGCAAAACTCAAAACGCTCCAGAGAGATGGATATTCAAATCTATGAGCTTGAGGAGCAGATACTCTTTTTGGACCTTTACGCCAAGATTCCGGAGGCCTCTTGAGGCCTTTTGGCGAGGTGATGCAAGAGTGGCTCTATGGGGAGAGCGGGTATTATCGCCACGCCAAAGTAGGTAGGGCGGGAGACTTTTATACCTCTGTCTCGATAGGGCGATACTTTGGAAGCACCATCGGGAATGGATTGGCTCGATTCTTAGAAGAGGGCGAGGCGAGCTTTGTGGAGATTGGCGCCTCCAGGGGGGAGCTAATCAGCGATGCGGCGCTTTTTTTGCGGCGCTTTTTTCCCGAAAAGATTCCTCTTTGTCGCTGGGTGATCATAGAGCCTTTGGAGGAGTTGCGTGCCCTGCAACGCCAGCATTGGGAGGAGAGGATCGGCGGGGCATTGCCCTTGGAGATTTTTCCCTCCTTGGAGGCGTTTAGGTGCTCTAGGGCTTTTTTTGTGGCCAATGAGCTTTTGGATGCTTTTCCGTGCGAGCTCTTTTGGGAGGGGAAGCAAGGATTTGTGAATCCTAGCGGCGAGGTGGTTTTTTTGGAGGCAGAGGAGTGGCTCAAAGAGCGCGCTCTGAAGGCTGGAGTGAGCAAAGGAGAGCTGGCTTTAGGGGTGGAAGAGCTAGTCTCTTCACTCTTTAAGTCTGCCTCTTCGTGGAGTTTTTTGACCTTTGATTATGGGCAGGATTTCCCTAGAAATGACTTCTCGATTCGACTCTATCAGAATCACCAGCCCTTTAACTTCGCCGACTTTAAGGGGGATATTCGACCCTTTTTTGCCCAGAGCGATATCACAAGCGATGTTAATTTTGAAGAGGTTTCGCGATATTTTAAAGAGCAAGGGGCTCAAAGAATCTACTTCAATCGTCAAAATCGAGCGCTTCTAGAGATGGGCTTGGTGGAGGTGGTGGAGAAGTGGAATAGTGAACTAAGCGGCGAAGCCTACGCCAAGGAGATGCTTAGTGTGCGGCCATTGCTTGATCCAAGTCTGCTTGGGGAGCGCTTCAAGTGTGCATGTTTTGCCACAGATGAGAGGCTTTGCTCGAAGCTTTTTTGGGGGCTTTAACCACCTCCAGCTCTCTAAGATCGAGCTCCAAAGTGGCAACCGTCCCTTGAGAATCGATACGGTTTTCAAGCTTGATGGTTCCATTGAGTGCGTCTGCGGCACTCTTGGCGAGGAAAAGTCCAAGGCCTGCGCCACTTTTGTTGCCTGAGCGTTTGAAAGGCGCAAAGATATCGATGCTTCCATCTAGCCCACACCCCTCATCAATCACCTCGATTCTGAGCTTGGTTTTGTAAAAAATTGCGCTTCTAAAAAGGACACTTTTCCCCTCAGGAGTAAATTTGAGCGCATTTTGGAGGAAGTTTTGGATGATCTGCGTCAAAAGCGTGGGCTGGAGATGCACCATCAGCGACTCAGGTTTGAGGTCAAGAATCAAAAATTTCTTCTCTTCTCGCGCCAAAAGCAAAAAATTTTCACCAATATTTCGCAAGAAAGCCATGATATCGAGGTCTTCACTCTTCTCAAATTGAGCCCCCTCTTGACGACCGATGTCAAGCACGCTTTTGATCATGCTGTTCATCTCGTTGATGCTTTGGATGTTGCTTTTGAGAGTTTCAACATATTTTTCAGTTTCACGCGGCTTGATGAGCACCACTTCGCACTTGGTCTTCATCACCGCTAAGGGGGTTTTGAGCTCGTGCGCCACTCCGATAAAGAGCTCCTTTTGGTAGAGCATATAGCGCTGAAGGCGAGCGATGAGGCTATTGAGCGACTGCCCAAGAGGAGTGAACTCCTCAGGAATCTTCTCCATCTCTAGGGGTTTTAGCATATTTTCGTTCATTTTTGCAAGCGTGTTGGAGAGCTCTAGGATGGGCTTGGAGAGGATTTTAGAGAGGGTGAAGGCGTAGATTTGAATGAGAATAAGCCCCCCAAAATTGATGATCATGATGCTATTGAGAATCATGCTAAGAAGCTTGTGAATCCCGCTCACATCCTTGGTGATGGAGACATAACTGTTTTCATGTTTGTCATAGGGATATTGAATTTGAAAATAGCTTTTTTCGCTATCTTTGAACTCTCTAAAAACCACACCGCTCTCGCGTTTGGGGGCTGAAGTGATAAGAATCGTGATCTCTCCCGCTCTCAAGGAGGCGATGCTGTAGGCGTTAATTTGAGTTCCGATGGGATATTTAGTGCCTGAGCTCGTCACATAAGTCGCCTCAGTGATGAGCTCCTCTTTGAGCTCGCCATAGAGCGAGCTCTTGATGTAGGCATAAAGAATAAAAGAGAATACCGCAATAAGCGCGACGGAAGAGAAGGCGAGCTGTTTAGCGTATTCGCCCTTTATACTCCTTTGGGATAGCAAAATCGATAGCCTCGTCTGCGAACGGTTTCAATCGTGGAGATATTGAGGGGTTTATCCATTTTTTGGCGGATTTGGTTGATGGCCACTTCAATGACGTTGGGGGTGACGAGCTCTGGCTCTTCCCAAATTGCGTCAAGGAGTTGCTCTTTGGAAACGATCTGATCGCGATGACGCGCTAGGTGGGTGAGCACTTCAAAAGGCTTGCCCTTAAGCTCAATCTCTTGGCCTTTATAGGTGATCTTCTCTTCGTCAGGGTTGATGATGAGGTCTTCGATTTCGATGAGATTGGTGCCACCGAATCGTAATCTAGCTTCGATTCTTGCAACCAATACATCAAAGTCAAAAGGCTTGGCGATAAAGTCGTCCGCGCCTCCACGCAATGCTTCAATTTCGCTCTCTTTGTCATCGCGCGCTGAGAGAATCACTACGGCCGTGCGAGGAGACTTGCTCTTGACTTGACTAATAATATCTAGCCCGCTACCATCAGGAAGCATCCAGTCAGTCAAGACCAGATCGTAGTTTCGAATGCTGATATAGTATTCGCCATCTTTGAGATTCTCGGCGACATCGGTTTGGTAGTTAAATTCGTTGAGGCCTTCGGCAAGGGTTTTATTGAGGGTGATTTCATCTTCAATGATGAGGATTCGCATACGCTTCCTTTGTGGGGTGTTTTAAGGAGAATTATAGCATATTCTTAGAAATTTTTAAAGAAAGTTTTATCGAAAATTAAAACATTTCTCCTCTTGCTTTTGACACCAAAAATCACTCAAGATTTTTGAGTGCCCCTACGACTCTGCCAATGACCTCGATTCCATCTCGCTCTAAGGTTTGCGTGGGGTAGAGGGAGTTGTCTGAGAGGATATCAACCCCGCCATCAAGACGCTCTTGAAGACGCTTCACAAAGATTCCATGAGGGGTTTGAATGACAAAGATTCCCCCTTTGGAGATTTGTCTTTTTTGGCGATGAATAAAAATGAGATCGCCATCCTCTAGTGTGGGCTCCATGGAATCGCCCGTGACAGCGATCGCCTCGATCTGCTTAATCTCTTTTTCGCCCCCTAAGCGCTCCACCCAAAAAGCATCCAGTTTGATTCTTTCACAAGCTTCGGTGTCATTGAAGGCTCCGCCCCCTGCGGAGGCATGGACTTGTGAAAAATAGCGAATGTAGCAATATTGATTGGTGGTATCAATGAGGCTTTCGGGGGCTTGATTGTAAAAGAGCCAGTTGGCAGAGATTTTTCGCTTAGCACAAAAGGCGAGAATCTCTTCATAGGGAATCTTTTGACGACTCTTCATGCAGGCAAAGCTTTGGGGGTGGATATGAAGTGCTAGGGCTACATCGCGATCCAAGACTTTCTGCCCCTCCTTCTCTTCTGAGAGAATATCTTTGAGCTTTTCAATGATCTCATTTAAATCCATGATTCTTCTCCTCTTGGGGCGAGCAATCTTTCAAATTGTAGTTTTTTATCCTATTACTTGGGGAATAAAATTACAATTTGCAATGTATTCTAGCAAAAAATTGGCAAATCGATAGAATTTTTGAAAAACCTAGGAGGAGCCAATGAAAAAGGTAGAGAAGATTTGGAATTCTTTGGAGAGACGCTTGGCGGAGATGGGGATGAGAATCTTTTGAGAGAGGGGGAGGAGAGGGGGGATTACATCATCCCGCCCATGCCTCCCATCCCACCCATGCCACTCATGTCGGGCATAGCAGGTTTGTCTTCTTTAATCTCACTGATAGTTGCTTCGGTAGTGAGGAGCAAGCTAGAGACTGAGACAGCGTTTTGGAGGGCGATTCTCGCGACTTTGAGGGGGTCAATGATTCCCTCGGCGAACATATCGACATACTCTCCATTGGCGGCGTTGAAGCCAAAGTTTTCATTGCCGTTTTGCTCTACATTGTTTGCAACGACACCTGCGTCAAAACCAGCGTTTTGAGCGATTTGCTTCAAGGGAGCAGAGATGGCGCGTTTGATGATCTCATAGCCGATTTTCTCATCACCGCTTAGCTCTAGTTTCACTTTAGCAGCGGCTCGAATGAGGGCTGCGCCCCCGCCGATAACAATTCCTTCTTCGACAGCTGCTTTGGTTGCAGAGAGGGCGTCATCCACGCGATCTTTTTTCTCTTTCATCTCCACTTCGCTAGCTGCACCCACTTTGATGACTGCGACACCGCCGCTTAGCTTGGCCAATCGCTCTTGGAGTTTCTCTCGGTCATAATCAGAAGTGGTGGCTTCGATTTGGGTTCGGATTTGAGCCACGCGAGCGTTCACTTCATCCTTGGAGCCTTTTCCATCCACGATAGTAGAGTTGTCTTTGTCGATTACCACTCTAGCGGCTTGGCCTAGATCAGCGATAGTTGCGCTCTCAAGGGTTTTGCCAATCTCTTCGCTGATGACGCTTCCACCTGTGAGGGTAGCAATGTCTTTGAGCATCTCTTTTCTTCGATCGCCAAAACCAGGGGCTTTAACCGCGGCCACATTGAGGACGCCTCGAAGTTTGTTGACCACAAGCGTGGTGAGAGCTTCACCTTCAATATCTTCAGCCACGATAAGAAGAGGTCTGCCGCTCTTCATGGTGCCCTCAAGAAGGGGAAGAATATCTTTCATGGAGGTGATTTTCTTGTCTGTGAGCAGGATATAAGGATTTTCTAGGACGGCCTCCATCTTGTCGCTGTTGGTTACAAAATAGGGAGAGAGGTAGCCTCGATCAAACTGCATTCCCTCAACCACATTGAGTTCATCGTTGATTCCTTTGGCCTCTTCAACGGTGATAACACCATCTTTGCCTACTTTTTCCATAGCTTCAGCGATGAGACTACCGATGTTTTCATCAGAGTTGGCGGAGATGGTAGCCACTTGTGCAATCTCTTTTTTGTCATTAACTTTCTTGGAGAGTTTCTTTAGCTCATCAATGATTGCAGCGGTGGCTTTGTCCATTCCTCTTTTGACTTCGATAGGATTCGCGCCCGCGGTGATGTTGCGCAAGCCCTCTTTGAAGATTCCATGAGCCAAAACGGTCGCTGTGGTGGTTCCATCACCTGCGGCGTCTGCGGTTTTGCTTGCTACCTCTTTGACGAGTTGAGCCCCCATGTTGCTGATCGCATCGGCTAGCTCAATCTCTTTGGCAACAGAGACGCCATCTTTGGTGATAGAGGGAGCACCAAAGCTTTTTTGGATAAGGACATTTCGTCCTCTTGGTCCCATGGTCACTTTGACCGCATCAGCGAGTTGTCGAACGCCTTCATAAAGCTTGTTGCGTGCGCTGTCAGAGAAGTTAATTTCCTTAGATGCCATGACAAATCTCCTTAAGATTTAATATTTTAGATGGTTTGAATCAATGGATAAAATCGAGAATCTAAATTGCTTCCAAATAGAAAGCGGAGAATCACTCGATGGTTCCGAGTAGATCTTCCACTTTTAGGATTAGATACTCTTTGCCCTCTAGCTTGACGTCAGTTCCTGAATATTTAGCGAAAACGACTTGGCTGCCTGCTTTGAGGAGACCCTCTTTAGCGACCTCTTCGCTGAGAGCTTTGACTGTACCCATGAGAGGCTTCTCTTTGGCGTTGTCGGGAATAATGATGCCAGACGCCGTTTTGGTGTCCTCTTCAAGCCTCTCGACTAGAACTCGTTGACCTAGTGGTTTGAAATTCATAATGAAAACCTCCTGAGATTGATTTTTAGCAATTGCTAAATTAAAGTGCCAAAATTTTACCCGCTCTCTCCAAAAATGTCAAGATATTATGGCTTAATGGAAAATTAATTGAGTCTATAAGACTAATGTATTATAAGTCTATATCTAGCAATATTAGCAGTCAAAAGCAAAGCTATTAGAGTGCAAAAGCTTATCTAAAGTTTTAATCCCCCCTAAAGCAACTTTGGAGTTAAATTCCCCAAAATTTTTGTCAAGGAAAAGCTGCTATGTATTCCCACCGAATCGAGTCTTTGTCAGAATCTATGACTATTGCTATCAGCACGCTAGCCAGAGAGCTTCAGAGCAAAGGGAAGGATGTAATCTCTCTTTCTGCGGGTGAGCCTGATTTTGAGACACCTCAAGTGATTAAAGACGAGGCAATCAAGGCGATTGAGGATGGCTTCACTAAATACACCTCGGTGGCAGGGATACCTGAGCTTTTGAAGGCGATTCAAGCCAAGCTGGCCAGAGACAATCATCTAGAATATGAAACTAAGGAGATTTTGGTGAGCAATGGAGCCAAGCACTCCCTTTTTAACATCTTTCAGGCCATTGTAGAGGAGGGAGACGAGGTGATTATCCCTTCGCCCTATTGGGTCACCTATCCCGAAGTGGTCACCTATTGCGGTGGAAAAAATATCTTTATTGAGACTTGTGATGCGTCAGGCTTTAAGATGAGTGCTGCCCAACTCAAAGCCGCTCTCACTCCCAAGACTAAGGCGCTGGTTTTGACCACGCCCTCTAACCCTACAGGTTCAGTCTACAGTCGCCAAGAGCTGGAGGCGATTGCTGAGGTGCTCAAAGGAACCAACGTCTGGGTGGTGAGCGATGAGATGTATGAAAAGCTTGTCTATGGGGTGGAATTCACCTCGGTGGCGAGCATCTCTGAGGATATGCTAAAGCGCACCATCACGGTGAATGGCCTGAGCAAATCGGCTGCGATGACAGGCTGGCGCATGGGCTATCTTGCAACCAAAGACAAAAAGCTCATCAAGTTGATGGATAATCTCCAGAGCCAATGCACCTCCAATATCTGTTCTATCACTCAAAAAGCCTCGATTCCTGGCTTGGATGGTCGCATAGATCCAGAGGTGGAAAAGATGCGACAAGAGTTTGAGAGGCGGCGCAATTTCGCCGTGGATGCGCTCAATGCCATCAAAGGGCTCTCAGTCATTAAGCCTGAAGGGGCATTTTATCTCTTTGTGAACACCAAGGCGCTAGAGCTTGATTCGATGCAGTTTTGCAAAGATCTTCTTGAAGAGGAGGGTGTGGCAGTTGTTCCAGGGATTGGCTTTGGGATGGAGGGGTATTTTCGACTCTCCTTTGCCACTAGCATGGAGAAGATAGAAGAGGGAATCAAGCGAATCGCTCGATTCTGTGAGAAGCGAGAGAGGGCTTAGATCAAGCCCACTCGCTCCTTGACTTCCTTGTAGGTCTTTTGAGCAATTTTTCTCACTTCGCTGGCTCCATGGGAGAGAACCTCCTCTAGATAGCCCTGTTCTTTGGTGAGCTTTGCGTAACGCTCTTGAATGGGCTTCAATCCTTCGATCACCGCCTCAGCAACCGCCACTTTAAAGATTCCATAGCCTTTGCCTTCAAACTCAGCTTCGATGACCTCTTGGGAATAGCCTGTGAAGATTTGATAGATCGTGAGGAGGTTGAAGATTCCTATCTGCTCTGGATTGAAGCGCACTAGATTCTCCGAATCGGTGGTCGCTTTTTTGAACTTCTTGAGAATCTCATCGGGCGTGTCCAAAAGAGCAATCCCATGATTAGGCTTGCCCTCGCTTTTGCTCATCTTTTTGGTGGGATCATCCAGCCCCATGATGCGTGCCCCCATTTTGGGGATCATGGGCTCTGGGATTTTGAATGTCTCACCATAGTCGCGATTGAATCGCTCAGCGACATCGCGAGTGAGCTCAAGGTGTTGTTTTTGATCTTCCCCCACGGGAACAAAATCGGTCTGATAGAGGAGGATATCCGCGGCCATGAGGGCGGGGTAGTTGAAGAGACCAATGTTAATATTTTTGGGATTTTTTTGGCTCTTGTCTTTGAATTGAGTCATGCGGCTCATATCACCCATGGGGATATTGCAGTCTAAAATCCACGCTAAAGCGGCGTGTTCGTCCACTTCAGATTGGATGAAGAGCTTTGATTTTTTCATGTCGATTCCACAGGCTAGCAAAACGGCGGCAAGCTCGTAGGTTTTAGCCCTAAGCAGGGCAGGGTCTTGCTTGATGGTGATGGCATGGGAGTTGACGATGCAGAAGATATTGTCAAATTCATCTTGAGAATCGACCCAATTCTTAACCGCGCCTAAGTAATTGCCTAGATGGATGTTGCCTGTGGGTTGAATACCAGAAAATACACGTTTTTTTATCATTTTTGATCTGCCTTTAGGGGTTTTCCAACAAAAAAGAGCACTTCAAAGGTGAGACGCTCAAAAGGAGCGCTTTGGATGAGTTTCTTGCTTTGGGCAAAGCCAAGCCGTCTGCCTCCAGAGATTCCACTTCCTTTGAGATAGGAGAGCATCGCGACTCTTGAGGGAAAAGAGAGAGGGTAGCGCTTGAGCTCAAACTCTCCTGCGAATCGCTCTTTAAGAAGCGATTCGATTCGCTCTTTAGAGGGGATGGGCGAGTGAGAATCCACATAGTCGTGAATCTCCCATAGGCTCTCTGAAGTGAAGATGGCAAAAGCCACGTTTTGAGCGCTTTTGGCGATCAAATCAAAGGATTGCGCCAAGTCTCTTGACCACTGCAAAGAGGAGGAAGCGGCGATAAGATCATAGGAGTGCTCATAGAGCGAGGGGTGATTAAAGTCACTTTGGATGAGTCGAATCGCAGGGTCTTGAGGGTGCAGATCAAGCATCTCCATGGAGAGATCGACCCCTGTGAAGAATCGGGGCTTGAAGCGCAGAGCCCTCCAAAGGGCTCCGGTTCCACATCCAAGATCAAGGATGCTTTCGCACTCCATGCCTTCGATCCAGCTCGCCAATTCGCGGGCAACAGTCTGCTGAAGATAAGCGTAGGCGTCATACTCTTTGGCGGCCCTAGAAAAGGATTGAGCGTAGCTAGCGGTTTTCATGGAGTGATTTTATCTTTCAATCAATAAAGTTTGGGTAAAATCCGACCACTTTTTATCGTCTCATCCTATTTGAAAAGATATTAAAACTTGAGGAATGACCCATGAGTGGAATTTTATTAATAACCCAATTCGTTTTTGCTGCGCTGATTGCCGTGGTGGTGCTTCTCCAGAAGAGCTCCAGTATTGGACTTGGAGCCTATAGTGGGAGCAATGAATCGCTCTTTGGAGCCAAAGGACCCGCGGGATTCTTGGCGAAGGCTACTTTTGTTTTGGGTTTTGTTTTTGTGATCAACACTATCGCCCTTGGATATTTCTACTCCCAAGAGAGCACTCGCTCGGTGATTGATAAGGTTGACACTAAGACTTTAGTTCCCTCTTCTGCGCCTGCTGCGCCTCTAGACAACTAAAGTCCTATCCATTTCAAGTCAAAAGGAGCCCCACTTATGGAACTAAATGAAGTTTATCAATACACTAAAGAGCACATGGAAAAGACCATTGATGCAATGAAGCGAGACTTTGCCACCCTCCGAACAGGAAAGGTTTCTACGGCGATTGTTGAGCCTATTCGCGTTGACTATTATGGTACCCCCACGCCCCTAAGCCAAGTGGGTTCAGTCATTGCTTCAGATGCAACCACTCTTGTGATCTCTCCTTGGGAGAAAAATCTTCTAAAGGGTATTGAGAAAGCGATTCAAGAGGCCAATATTGGGGTGAATCCCAATAATGATGGTGATGTGATCAAGCTCTTTTTCCCCCCTATGACAAGCGAGCAACGAAAAGAGATTGCCAAAGACGCCAAAGCTCTAGGCGAGAAAGCCAAAGTAGCGGTGCGAAATATTCGTAAAGAATCAAACGACAAGATCAAAAAACTAGAAAAAGATAAACTCATCACCGAGGATCAATCCAAAAAAGCCCATGATGAGGTTCAAAAATACACCGATGATTATGTTAAAAAGATTGATGACATGGTTAAAAGCAAAGAAGAAGAGATTCTAAAAGTATGAGTCGTCTCAACATAGAGCAGGTC comes from Wolinella succinogenes DSM 1740 and encodes:
- a CDS encoding pyridoxal phosphate-dependent aminotransferase; its protein translation is MYSHRIESLSESMTIAISTLARELQSKGKDVISLSAGEPDFETPQVIKDEAIKAIEDGFTKYTSVAGIPELLKAIQAKLARDNHLEYETKEILVSNGAKHSLFNIFQAIVEEGDEVIIPSPYWVTYPEVVTYCGGKNIFIETCDASGFKMSAAQLKAALTPKTKALVLTTPSNPTGSVYSRQELEAIAEVLKGTNVWVVSDEMYEKLVYGVEFTSVASISEDMLKRTITVNGLSKSAAMTGWRMGYLATKDKKLIKLMDNLQSQCTSNICSITQKASIPGLDGRIDPEVEKMRQEFERRRNFAVDALNAIKGLSVIKPEGAFYLFVNTKALELDSMQFCKDLLEEEGVAVVPGIGFGMEGYFRLSFATSMEKIEEGIKRIARFCEKRERA
- the trpS gene encoding tryptophan--tRNA ligase, with protein sequence MIKKRVFSGIQPTGNIHLGNYLGAVKNWVDSQDEFDNIFCIVNSHAITIKQDPALLRAKTYELAAVLLACGIDMKKSKLFIQSEVDEHAALAWILDCNIPMGDMSRMTQFKDKSQKNPKNINIGLFNYPALMAADILLYQTDFVPVGEDQKQHLELTRDVAERFNRDYGETFKIPEPMIPKMGARIMGLDDPTKKMSKSEGKPNHGIALLDTPDEILKKFKKATTDSENLVRFNPEQIGIFNLLTIYQIFTGYSQEVIEAEFEGKGYGIFKVAVAEAVIEGLKPIQERYAKLTKEQGYLEEVLSHGASEVRKIAQKTYKEVKERVGLI
- a CDS encoding methyltransferase domain-containing protein, encoding MKTASYAQSFSRAAKEYDAYAYLQQTVARELASWIEGMECESILDLGCGTGALWRALRFKPRFFTGVDLSMEMLDLHPQDPAIRLIQSDFNHPSLYEHSYDLIAASSSLQWSRDLAQSFDLIAKSAQNVAFAIFTSESLWEIHDYVDSHSPIPSKERIESLLKERFAGEFELKRYPLSFPSRVAMLSYLKGSGISGGRRLGFAQSKKLIQSAPFERLTFEVLFFVGKPLKADQK
- the secG gene encoding preprotein translocase subunit SecG — protein: MSGILLITQFVFAALIAVVVLLQKSSSIGLGAYSGSNESLFGAKGPAGFLAKATFVLGFVFVINTIALGYFYSQESTRSVIDKVDTKTLVPSSAPAAPLDN
- the frr gene encoding ribosome recycling factor — translated: MELNEVYQYTKEHMEKTIDAMKRDFATLRTGKVSTAIVEPIRVDYYGTPTPLSQVGSVIASDATTLVISPWEKNLLKGIEKAIQEANIGVNPNNDGDVIKLFFPPMTSEQRKEIAKDAKALGEKAKVAVRNIRKESNDKIKKLEKDKLITEDQSKKAHDEVQKYTDDYVKKIDDMVKSKEEEILKV